The following are encoded together in the Mus musculus strain NOD/MrkTac chromosome 17 genomic contig, GRCm38.p6 alternate locus group NOD/MrkTac MMCHR17_NOD_IDD1 genome:
- the Skiv2l gene encoding helicase SKI2W, protein MMETERLVLPPLDPLNLPLRALEVGCTGRWELLNVPGPPESTLPHGLPPCAPDLCQEAEQLFLSSPAWLPLHGVEHSARKWQRKTDPWSLLAAVETPVPSDLQAQRHPTTGHILGYKEVLLENTNLSATTSLSLRRPPGPASQSLWGNPTQYPFWPGGMDEPSITDLHTREEAEEEIDFEKDLLTVPPGFKKGVDFAPKDHPAPVPGLLSLSRLLEPLDLSGGDEDEGEAAGGPRGDNASPSPSGTPLVRASSLEDLVLKEAATVVSTPEPPKPPPQEQWAVPVDVTSPVGDFYRLIPQPAFQWAFEPDVFQKQAILHLEQHDSVFVAAHTSAGKTVVAEYAIALAQKHMTRTIYTSPIKALSNQKFRDFRNTFGDVGLLTGDVQLHPEASCLIMTTEILRSMLYSGSDVIRDLEWVIFDEVHYINDAERGVVWEEVLIMLPEHVSIILLSATVPNALEFADWIGRLKRRQIYVISTVARPVPLEHYLFTGNSPKTQGELFLLLDSRGAFHTQGYYAAVEAKKERMSKHAQTFGAKQPTHQGGPAQDRGVYLSLLASLRTRAQLPVVVFTFSRGRCDEQASGLTSLDLTTSSEKSEIHLFLQRCLARLRGSDRQLPQVLHMSELLRRGLGVHHSGILPILKEIVEMLFSRGLVKVLFATETFAMGVNMPARTVVFDSMRKHDGSTFRDLLPGEYVQMAGRAGRRGLDPTGTVILLCKGRVPEMADLHRMMMGKPSQLQSQFRLTYTMILNLLRVDALRVEDMMKRSFSEFPSRKDSKAHEQALADLTKRLGALEEPDVTGQLADLPEYYSWAEELTETQNMIQRRIMESVNGLKSLSVGRVVVVKNEEHHNALGVILQVSSNSTSRVFTTLVLCDKPVVSDNPRDKGPATPDVPHPDDLIGFKLFLPEGPCEHTVAKLQPGDVAAISTKVLRVNGEKISEDFSKRQQPKFRKDPPLAAVTTAVQELLRLAQSYPAGPPTLDPINDLQLKDVAVVEGGLRARKLEELIRGAQCVHSPRFPAQYVKLRERMQIQKEMERLRFLLSDQSLLLLPEYHQRVEVLRTLGYVDEAGTVKLAGRVACAMSSHELLLTELMFDNALSALRPEEIAALLSGLVCQSPGDPGDQLPSTLKQGVERVKAVAKRIGEVQVACGLNQTVEEFVGELNFGLVEVVYEWARGMPFSELAGLSGTPEGLVVRCIQRLAEMCRSLRGAARLVGEPVLGAKMETAATLLRRDIVFAASLYTQ, encoded by the exons ATGATGGAGACGGAGCGACtcg TTCTGCCTCCCCTAGATCCCCTGAACTTACCCCTTCGAGCTCTGGAAGTGGGGTGCACTGGCCGTTGGGAGCTGCTGAACGTGCCAGGGCCTCCAGAGAGCACT CTCCCCCATGGCCTCCCTCCATGCGCCCCAGATCTGTGCCAGGAAGCAGAGCAGCTGTTTCTGTCGTCTCCAGCCTGGCTTCCTCTACACGGTGTAGAGCACTCAGCTCG aAAATGGCAGAGGAAGACGGATCCCTGGTCACTCCTGGCTGCCGTGGAGACTCCAGTCCCATCTGACCTTCAGGCCCAGAGACACCCAACCACAGGCCATATACTGGGCTATAAGGAG GTCCTGCTGGAGAACACAAATCTGTCAGCTACAACCTCCTTGTCCCTTCGCCGGCCTCCAGGGCCAGCCTCCCAGTCGCTATGGGGCAATCCAACACAGTACCCTTTCTGGCCAG GTGGGATGGATGAGCCCAGCATAACTGATCTGCATACTCgggaggaagctgaggaggagataGACTTTGAGAAAG ATCTTCTCACTGTCCCACCTGGCTTCAAGAAAGGGGTGGATTTTGCCCCCAAAG ATCATCCAGCTCCTGTGCCAGGTTTGCTCAGCCTCAGCCGTCTGCTGGAGCCTCTTGATCTGAGTGGAGGTGACGAGGATGAAGGCGAGGCAGCAGGAGGCCCTAGAGGGGACaatgcctccccctccccctctggtACTCCCCTGGTCCGAGCAAGCAGCTTGGAGGATCTAGTGTTGAAG GAAGCTGCCACAGTCGTATCTACCCCGGAGCCTCCCAAACCTCCACCTCAGGAACAGTGGGCTGTGCCTGTGGACGTCACCTCCCCTGTGGGCGACTTTTACCGTCTCATCCCTCAGCCAGCTTTCCAG TGGGCATTTGAGCCAGATGTGTTTCAGAAGCAGGCCATCCTGCACTTGGAGCAGCACGACTCTGTCTTTGTTGCAGCTCACACATCTGCTGGGAAGACAGTGGTGGCTGAATATGCCATCGCCCTGGCCCAGAAACACATGACTCG TACCATCTACACTTCTCCTATCAAAGCCCTGAGCAACCAGAAGTTTCGGGACTTCCGGAACACATTTGGGGATGTAGGGCTGCTCACAGGGGATGTGCAGCTGCACCCAGAGGCCTCCTGCCTCATCATGACCACGGAGATCCTTCG CTCCATGCTGTACAGTGGCTCCGACGTCATCCGAGACCTGGAGTGGGTCATCTTTGATGAAGTCCACTATATCAATGATGCTGAG CGTGGGGTCGTGTGGGAGGAGGTGCTCATCATGCTTCCTGAGCACGTCTCCATCATCCTTCTGAGTGCCACCGTCCCCAATGCCCTGGAGTTTGCTGACTGGATCGG GCGGCTGAAGCGGAGGCAGATCTATGTGATCAGCACGGTTGCCCGGCCGGTCCCCCTGGAGCACTATCTCTTCACAGGGAACAGCCCCAAGACGCAGGGCGAGCTCTTCCTGCTGCTGGACTCCCGAGGGGCCTTCCACACCCAGGG GTACTATGCTGCAGTGGAGGCCAAGAAAGAGAGGATGAGCAAGCACGCCCAGACTTTCGGGGCCAAGCAGCCCACGCACCAGGGTGGGCCTGCGCAG gACCGCGGGGTGTACCTGTCCCTGCTGGCTTCCCTCCGGACCCGGGCTCAGTTGCCAGTGGTAGTGTTCACCTTCTCCCGAGGCCGCTGTGATGAGCAGGCTTCGGGCCTCACTTCTCTAGACCTCACGACAAGCTCGGAGAAGAGTGAGATCCACCTCTTCCTGCAGCGCTGCCTTGCACGGCTCCGAGGCTCTGACCGACAGCTACCCCAG GTCCTGCACATGTCGGAGCTCCTTCGCCGAGGCCTGGGTGTGCACCACAGCGGCATCCTGCCCATCCTTAAGGAGATTGTGGAAATGCTTTTCAGCAGGGGCCTGGTCAAG GTCTTGTTTGCCACCGAGACTTTTGCCATGGGGGTAAACATGCCAGCCAGGACAGTGGTGTTTGACTCCATGCGCAAACATGATGGCTCTACCTTCCGGGACCTGCTGCCTGGGGAGTACGTGCAGATGGCAGGCCGGGCAGGCCGGAGGGGCCTGGACCCCACGGGCACCGTCATCCTTCTCTGTAAGGGCCGAGTGCCTGAGATGGCAGATCTACACCGCATGATGATG GGGAAACCATCCCAACTTCAGTCCCAGTTCCGCCTCACATATACCATGATCCTCAACCTGCTGCGGGTGGATGCCCTCAGAGTGGAGGACATGATGAAGAGGAGCTTCTCAGAGTTCCCATCCCGCAAGGACAGCAAG GCCCATGAGCAGGCTCTGGCTGACCTCACCAAGAGGCTGGGGGCTTTGGAGGAGCCTGATGTGACTGGTCAGTTGGCTGACCTACCTGAGTATTACAGCTGGGCGGAGGAGCTGACAGAGACCCAGAACATGATCCAG CGACGCATCATGGAGTCTGTGAATGGGCTGAAATCTCTCTCAGTGGGAAGGGTGGTAGTTGTGAAGAATGAGGAACATCACAATGCACTGGGTGTGATCCTGCAG GTCTCCTCAAACTCCACCAGCAGGGTATTTACAACATTGGTCTTGTGTGATAAGCCTGTTGTGTCTGATAACCCAAGGGACAAGGGGCCAGCCACTCCAGATGTGCCCCACCCAGATGACCTTATAGGCTTCAAGCTGTTCCTGCCTGAAG GGCCCTGTGAGCACACCGTGGCCAAGCTCCAGCCAGGAGATGTGGCTGCCATCTCTACCAAAGTGCTCCGGGTGAATGGGGAGAAGATCTCTGAGGACTTTAGCAAGAGGCAGCAACCAAAATTCAG AAAGGACCCTCCCCTTGCGGCTGTGACCACTGCTGTTCAGGAGCTGCTGCGTCTGGCTCAGTCCTATCCAGCAGGACCCCCAACCCTTGACCCTATCAACGACCTGCAACTCAAGGATGTGGCAGTGGTAGAAGGTGGGCTCCGGGCCCGGAAGCTGGAGGAGCTGATCCGCGGGGCTCAGTGTGTGCACAGCCCCCGGTTTCCTGCCCAG TACGTGAAGCTGCGGGAGCGAATGCAGATtcagaaggaaatggagaggcTGCGCTTCCTCCTGTCTGACCAGTCGCTGTTACTGCTCCCTGAGTACCACCAGCGTGTAGAG GTGCTCCGGACTCTGGGCTATGTGGATGAGGCTGGCACAGTGAAGCTGGCAGGCCGAGTGGCCTGTGCCATGAGCAGCCATGAGCTGCTCCTCACTGAACTCATGTTTGACAATGCACTGAGCGCTCTGCGACCAGAGGAAATCgcagctctgctctctggcctGGTGTGCCAGAGCCCCGGGGACCCCGGCGACCAGCTCCCAAGTACCCTCAAACAG GGGGTAGAACGAGTCAAAGCTGTGGCCAAGCGGATTGGCGAGGTTCAGGTGGCCTGTGGCCTGAACCAGACAGTGGAGGAGTTTGTGGGAGAGCTGAATTTTGGGCTGGTAGAGGTTGTGTATGAGTGGGCTAGGGGTATG CCCTTCTCCGAGTTGGCAGGGCTCTCAGGGACCCCTGAGGGCTTGGTCGTCCGCTGCATCCAGCGTCTGGCTGAGATGTGTCGCTCGCTTCGAGGAGCAGCACGTTTGGTGGGTGAGCCTGTGCTGGGTGCCAAGATGGAGACGGCAGCCACCTTGTTACGGCGGGACATCGTCTTCGCAGCCAGCCTCTACACCCAGTAA
- the Nelfe gene encoding negative elongation factor E (The RefSeq protein has 1 non-frameshifting indel compared to this genomic sequence), producing the protein MLVIPPGLSEEEEALQKKFNKLKKKKKALLALKKQSSSGPASQGGVKRSLSEQPVVDTATATEQAKQLVKSGAISAIKAETKNSGFKRSRTLEGKLKDPEKGPVPTFQPFQRSMSADEDLQEPSRRPQRKSLYESFVSSSDRLRELGQDGEEAEAPGAGDGPPRGFDWSYEEHGSARSSASPPRSRSRDRSHDRSRDRDRDKERDRDRDRDRDRDRDKDKDRDRDRDRDRDRDRERDREGPFRRSDSFPERRAPRKGNTLYVYGEDMTPTLLRGAFSPFGNIIDLSMDPPRNCAFVTYEKMESADQAVAELNGTQVESVQLKVNIARKQPMLDAATGKSVWGSLAVQNSPKGCHRDKRTQIVYSDDL; encoded by the exons ATGTTGGTGATACCTCCGGGGCTGAGTGAAGAGGAAGAGGCACTGCAGAAGAAGTTcaacaaactcaagaagaag AAAAAGGCATTGCTGGCTCTGAAGAAGCAGAGCAGCAGCGGCCCAGCGAGCCAGGGCGGTGTCAAACGCT caCTGTCAGAGCAGCCTGTGGTGGACACtgccacagcaacagaacaggcCAAACAACTGGTGAAGTCAGGAGCCATCAGTGCCATCAAGGCTGAAACTAAGAACTCAGGCTTCAAACGTTCTCGGACCCTGGAAGGGAAGTTAAAG GACCCAGAGAAGGGGCCTGTCCCCACTTTCCAGCCGTTCCAGAGGAGCATGTCTGCTGATGAGGACCTacaggag CCATCCAGACGTCCCCAGAGGAAATCTCTGTATGAAAG CTTTGTGTCTTCTAGTGATCGGCTTCGGGAACTGGGACAAGATGGAGAAGAAGCAGAGGCCCCCGGGGCTGGTGATGGCCCACCTCGAGGCTTTGACTGGAGCTATGAAGAGCATGGTAGCGCCCGCTCCTCAGCCTCCCCTCCCCGAAGCCGCAGCAGGGACCGAAGTCATGACCGGAGCCGAGATAGGGATcgggacaaagagagagacagagaccgagaTCGAGATCGAGACAGAGACCGGgataaagacaaagacagagaccgggatcgagacagagacaaagagcgGGATCGAGACAGAGACCGGGACCGAGATCGGGAACGAGACCGAGAGGGCCCTTTCCGCA GGTCAGACTCATTCCCCGAACGGAGGGCCCCTCGAAAGGGGAACACACTGTATGTGTATGGAGAGGACATGACGCCCACCCTCCTCCGCGGGGCCTTCTCTCCCTTTGGAAATATCATCGACCTCTCCATGGACCCACCCAGAAA CTGTGCCTTCGTCACCTATGAGAAGATGGAGTCTGCAGATCAGGCCGTTGCTGAG CTCAATGGGACCCAGGTGGAATCTGTGCAGCTTAAAGTCAACATAGCCCGAAAACAGCCCATGCTGGACGCTGCTACTGGCAAATCTGTCTGGGGCTCCCTTG CTGTCCAGAACAGCCCTAAGGGTTGCCATCGAGACAAGAGGACCCAGATTGTGTACAGTGACGATCTATAG
- the Dxo gene encoding decapping and exoribonuclease protein (The RefSeq protein has 2 substitutions compared to this genomic sequence): MEPRGTKRKAEKTEVEKPLHKLPRAVPLLRTQPSLYSGPFPFYRRPSELGCFSLDAQRQYHGDARALRYYSPPPINGPGPDFDLRDGYPDRYQPRDEEVQERLDHLLRWVLEHRNQLEGGPGWLAGATVTWRGHLTKLLTTPYERQEGWQLAASRFQGTLYLSEVETPAARAQRLARPPLLRELMYMGYKFEQYMCADKPGGSPDPSGEVNTNVAYCSVLRSRLGNHPLLFSGEVDCLNPQAPCTQPPSCYVELKTSKEMHSPGQWRSFYRHKLLKWWAQSFLPGVPHVVAGFRNPEGFVCSLKTFPTMEMFENVRNDREGWNPSVCMNFCAAFLSFAQSTVVQDDPRLVHLFSWEPGGPVTVSVHRDAPYAFLPSWYVETMTQDLPPLSKTPSPKD; this comes from the exons ATGGAACCCAGAGGGACTAAGAGAAAAGCGGAGAAGACAGAGGTGGAAAAGCCTTTGAACAAACTCCCCCGGGCAGTCCCTTCACTGCGGACACAGCCCTCTCTGTACTCGGGACCCTTCCCGTTCTACCGGCGTCCATCCGAACTGGGCTGCTTCTCCCTGGACGCACAACGCCAGTACCATGGAGATGCCCGAGCCCTCCGCTACTACAGCCCCCCTCCCATCAACGGCCCAGGCCCGGACTTTGACCTCAGAGATGGATACCCTGACCGATACCAGCCCCGGGACGAGGAAGTCCAAGAGAGGTTGGACCATTTGCTGCGCTGGGTCCTGGAACACCGGAACCAGCTGGAGGG GGGTCCCGGCTGGCTGGCAGGGGCCACGGTGACATGGAGAGGGCACCTGACAAAATTGCTGACCACGCCGTATGAGCGGCAGGAGGGCTGGCAGCTGGCAGCCTCCCGGTTCCAAGGGACACTGTACCTAAGTGAGGTGGAGACCCCGGCTGCTCGGGCCCAGAGGCTTGCACGGCCACCCCTCCTCCGGGAGCTCATGTACATGGGCTACAAATTTGAGCAGTACATGTGCGCAG ACAAACCCGGAGGCTCCCCAGACCCCTCTGGGGAAGTTAACACCAACGTGGCCTACTGCTCTGTGCTACGCAGCCGCCTGGGAAACCACCCTCTCCTGTTCTCCGGGGAGGTAGACTGCCTGAACCCCCAGGCTCCTTGCACACAGCCTCCCTCCTGCTACGTGGAGCTCAAGACATCCAAGGAGATGCACAGCCCTGGCCAGTGGAGGAGCTTTTACAG ACACAAGTTGCTGAAATGGTGGGCTCAGTCGTTCCTCCCGGGGGTCCCACATGTTGTTGCCGGCTTCCGGAACCCAGAAGGTTTCGTCTGTTCCTTAAAGACCTTTCCTACCATGGAGATGTTTGAAAATGTCAGG AATGACCGAGAAGGCTGGAATCCCTCTGTGTGCATGAACTTCTGTGCTGCCTTCCTTAGCTTTGCCCAGAGCACAGTAGTCCAGGACGATCCCAG GCTTGTCCACCTCTTCTCCTGGGAACCTGGTGGCCCTGTCACTGTGTCTGTCCATCGTGACGCACCCTATGCCTTCCTGCCCTCATGGTATGTGGAGACTATGACCCAAGACCTCCCACCACTCTCAAAGACTCCCTCTCCCAAGGACTGA